A single Suricata suricatta isolate VVHF042 chromosome 2, meerkat_22Aug2017_6uvM2_HiC, whole genome shotgun sequence DNA region contains:
- the SEC31B gene encoding protein transport protein Sec31B isoform X8: MTPGSKSQQPPEDIKALAWNWQVQHILASAYPSGKAVVWDLRKNEPIIKVSDHSNRMHSSGLAWHPEIATQLVLCSEDDRLPVIQLWDLRFASSPLKVLESHSRGILSVSWSQADAELLLSSAKDSQILCWNLGSGEVVYKLPTQSSWCFDVQWCPRNPPVFSAASFDGWISLYSVMGRSWEVQQMRQADKISSSFSKGQPLPPLQVPEQVAQASLIPPLKKTPKWMRRPAGVSFAFGGKLITFGLPSTPAHQGPQPCLHLVFISQVTTESEFLRRSAELQEVLGSGNLLNYCQNKIEQTSLQSEKMLWQFLKVTFERDTRMKFLKLLGYSKDELQKKVATWLKSDVGFGESPQSEENDHSNRQQAFCSQASKHITEEAPASSTFFDELVPQNMTPWEIPITEDADGLLSQALLLGELGPAVELCLKEERFADAIILAQAGGTDLLKQTQECYLAKKKTRISSLLACVVRKNWKDMVCTCNLQNWREALALLLTYSGPEKFPELCDMLGTRMEQEGGRALTSEARLCYVCSGSVEQLVECWAKCHQASSPLALQDLMEKVMVLNRSLELLRGPDRVSSGPATTYRVTQYANLLAAQGSLATAMSYLPRDCTQPPVQQLRDRLFHAQGSGVMGQQCPPFPFPRVAVGTTPYSTETSSHRLGFQSSHQVPTPSPRPRIFTPQSSLATPLTLSQSSPYQSSRMQNKSDYRSPGPQAAQPLPLGPGLTPALFELPLLRGQKAQVPNPMGFPGTWPPPGPPLPMAPPDIVQPGSSSLAQTGQRLPLLPVGHLGVSPMSFQPPAPPVSFPATHPPGGPGAPCSSASPTTGLAAAPPGPQDSLKNAPVPRTNLQRKKLPESYMPPAPITAPVMSLTSEPRGVLSSQPSVPGVSHAPPGAPGELSLQQLQQRPPERVERKELPPEHRSLKTSFDKLLRRCFLSATDLKTKRKLDEAAQRLECLYEKLYQGTLSPHVLAGLHEVARCVDAGNFEQGLAVHAQVVGCSSFSEVSSFMPVLKAILTIAYKLHM; this comes from the exons ATGACCCCAGGATCCAAGTCACAG CAGCCTCCAGAAGACATCAAGGCACTCGCTTGGAACTGGCAAGTTCAACACATTCTGGCTTCTGCTTACCCCAGCGGCAAGGCAGTTGTGTGGGATCTCAGGAAGAATGAACCTATCATCAAAGTCAGCGATCATAGCAATAGG ATGCACAGCTCAGGCCTGGCCTGGCACCCAGAGATAGCCACCCAGTTGGTGCTCTGCTCAGAAGATGATCGTCTTCCAGTGATTCAGCTGTGGGATTTGCGCTTTGCATCCTCTCCCCTGAAGGTGCTGGAGAGCCACAGCAG gGGGATCTTGTCAGTGTCATGGAGCCAGGCTGATGCTGAGTTGCTGCTTAGTAGTGCCAAGGACAGCCAGATCTTGTGCTGGAACCTGGGGAGTGGTGAG GTAGTATATAAGCTACCCACACAGAGCAGCTGGTGCTTTGATGTGCAGTGGTGCCCTCGGAACCCTCCAGTGTTCTCTGCTGCCTCCTTCGATGGTTGGATCAGTTTGTACTCCGTGATGGGTAGGAGCTGGGAAGTCCAGCAGATGAGACAGGCTGACAAG ATCTCTTCTTCCTTCAGCAAAGGCCAGCCTCTCCCACCATTGCAGGTGCCAGAGCAAGTGGCCCAAGCCTCATTGATACCTCCTCTAAAAAAAACCCCCAAGTGGATGAGAAGGCCAGCAGGTGTTTCATTTGCT TTTGGGGGAAAGCTGATTACCTTTggcctccccagcacccctgcccaccAGGGGCCACAGCCTTGCCTCCACCTAGTCTTCATCAGTCAAGTCACCACAGAATCAGAATTCCTGAGGCGATCAGCTGAGCTGCAGGAGGTATTGGGGTCAGGAAATCTCCTGAATTATTGTCAGAACAAGATCGAACAAACATCACTACAAAGTGAAAAGATGCTCTGGCAGTTCCTGAAG GTGACCTTTGAACGAGACACCAGAATGAAATTTCTAAAACTATTAGGATACAGTAAAGATGAACTTCAGAAGAAG GTGGCCACATGGCTGAAGAGTGATGTGGGATTTGGTGAGAGCCCTCAGTCCGAGGAAAACGATCACAGTAACAGACAGCAGGCCTTCTGCAGCCAG GCCTCAAAACACATCACAGAGGAAGCTCCTGCCTCCTCAACCTTCTTTGATGAGCTGGTCCCTCAGAATATGACTCCATGGGAGATCCCCATCACAGAAG ACGCTGATGGACTCCTGAGCCAGGCTCTCCTGCTTGGAGAACTGGGCCCTGCTGTGGAGCTGTGTCTAAAGGAAGAGCGCTTTGCTGATGCCATCATCCTTGCCCAGGCTGGGGGCACAGATCTGCTAAAGCAAACACAGGAGTGCTACTTGGccaagaagaaaaccagaatctCCTCG CTGCTAGCCTGTGTTGTACGGAAGAATTGGAAGGATATGGTGTGTACCTGTAACCTGCAGAACTGGAGAGAGGCCCTGGCCTTGCTGCTGACATACTCAGGGCCAGAGAAATTCCCTGAGCTCTGTG ACATGCTGGGTACTCGCATGGAACAGGAGGGTGGCAGAGCACTAACCTCTGAAGCCAGACTCTGTTACGTGTGTTCAGGGAGTGTGGAGCAGCTGGTGGAGTGTTGGGCAAAATGCCACCAGGCTTCATCCCCCCTGGCGTTACAG GACCTGATGGAGAAGGTGATGGTCCTTAATAGGAGCTTGGAGCTATTGCGGGGTCCTGACAGGGTGAGCTCAGGCCCTGCCACAACCTACAGAGTCACTCAGTATGCCAACCTCCTGGCGGCCCAGGGCAGCCTGGCCACTGCCATGAGCTACCTACCCAGGGACTGTACTCAG CCACCAGTTCAGCAGTTGAGAGATCGGCTTTTTCATGCCCAGGGTTCTGGTGTCATGGGCCAACAGTgtcctccttttcccttcccccggGTTGCTGTGGGAACTACCCCCTATTCTACAGAGACATCATCTCACAGATTGGGATTCCAGTCTTCTCACCAG GTTCCAACTCCATCCCCAAGGCCAAGGATTTTCACACCTCAGTCATCACTAGCGACACCCTTGACACTTTCCCAGTCTAGCCCTTATCAAAGCTCCAGAATGCAGAATAAAAGTGACTACAGGTCACCTGGGCCCCAGGCAGCCCAGCCTTTGCCCTTGGGCCCTGGGCTAACACCTG CTTTATTTGAGCTACCACTGTTAAGAGGGCAAAAGGCACAAGTTCCTAACCCCATGGGCTTCCCTGGAACATGGCCTCCTCCTGGTCCACCCCTACCCATGGCACCCCCAGACATTGTACAGCCTGGCTCTTCCTCTCTGGCTCAGACTGGTCAGCGGCTCCCTCTGCTTCCTGTGGGACACCTAGGGGTCAGCCCGATGAgcttccagcccccagcccctcctgtcaGCTTCCCTGCAACACACCCTCCAGGAGGCCCAGGTGCTCCATGCTCTAGTGCCTCCCCAACCACTGGCCTCGCGGCTGCTCCCCCAG GACCTCAAGATTCCTTGAAAAATGCCCCAGTGCCTAGGACAAACCTCCAGAGGAAAAAG ttGCCAGAGTCATATATGCCCCCAGCACCGATTACCGCGCCGGTCATGAGCCTCACCTCTGAGCCACGAGGGGTCCTTTCCTCCCAGCCTTCTGTCCCTGGTGTGAGCCATGCTCCCCCAGGAGCACCAGGAGAACTCAGCCTGCAG cAACTTCAGCAGCGGCCACCTGAGAGGGTGGAAAGGAAGGAGCTGCCCCCGGAGCATCGGTCCTTGAAGACAAGCTTTGACAAGCTTCTACGACGCTGCTTCTTGTCTGCCACTGACTTA aagACAAAACGGAAGCTGGATGAGGCAGCCCAACGTCTAGAATGTCTATATGAGAAGCTCTACCAGGGGACA CTCTCGCCTCATGTCCTG
- the SEC31B gene encoding protein transport protein Sec31B isoform X6, translated as MKLKELERPAVQVWSPASQCPVYLATGTSAQQLDASFSTNGTLEIFEVDFRDPSLDLKRKGVLSASSRFYKLIWGNFGTRLLEGSGVIAGGGDNGMLTLYNVTHILSSGKEPVIAQRQKHTGAVRALDFNPFQGNLLATGASDSEIFIWDLNNLNVPMTPGSKSQQPPEDIKALAWNWQVQHILASAYPSGKAVVWDLRKNEPIIKVSDHSNRMHSSGLAWHPEIATQLVLCSEDDRLPVIQLWDLRFASSPLKVLESHSRGILSVSWSQADAELLLSSAKDSQILCWNLGSGEFGGKLITFGLPSTPAHQGPQPCLHLVFISQVTTESEFLRRSAELQEVLGSGNLLNYCQNKIEQTSLQSEKMLWQFLKVTFERDTRMKFLKLLGYSKDELQKKVATWLKSDVGFGESPQSEENDHSNRQQAFCSQASKHITEEAPASSTFFDELVPQNMTPWEIPITEDADGLLSQALLLGELGPAVELCLKEERFADAIILAQAGGTDLLKQTQECYLAKKKTRISSLLACVVRKNWKDMVCTCNLQNWREALALLLTYSGPEKFPELCDMLGTRMEQEGGRALTSEARLCYVCSGSVEQLVECWAKCHQASSPLALQDLMEKVMVLNRSLELLRGPDRVSSGPATTYRVTQYANLLAAQGSLATAMSYLPRDCTQPPVQQLRDRLFHAQGSGVMGQQCPPFPFPRVAVGTTPYSTETSSHRLGFQSSHQVPTPSPRPRIFTPQSSLATPLTLSQSSPYQSSRMQNKSDYRSPGPQAAQPLPLGPGLTPALFELPLLRGQKAQVPNPMGFPGTWPPPGPPLPMAPPDIVQPGSSSLAQTGQRLPLLPVGHLGVSPMSFQPPAPPVSFPATHPPGGPGAPCSSASPTTGLAAAPPGPQDSLKNAPVPRTNLQRKKLPESYMPPAPITAPVMSLTSEPRGVLSSQPSVPGVSHAPPGAPGELSLQQLQQRPPERVERKELPPEHRSLKTSFDKLLRRCFLSATDLKTKRKLDEAAQRLECLYEKLYQGTLSPHVLAGLHEVARCVDAGNFEQGLAVHAQVVGCSSFSEVSSFMPVLKAILTIAYKLHM; from the exons ATGAAGCTAAAGGAGCTTGAACGGCCAGCTGTCCAAGTCTGGAGCCCAGCCAGCCAGTGCCCGGTGTATCTGGCCACAG GAACATCTGCCCAGCAGTTAGATGCCTCCTTTAGCACTAATGGCACCTTGGAAATCTTTGAGGTGGATTTCAGGGACCCCTCCTTGGACTTGAAACGCAAGGGAGTCCTTTCTGCCTCAAGCAG GTTTTACAAGCTGATCTGGGGGAACTTTGGCACTAGGCTTCTGGAAGGCTCTGGAGTTATTGCAGGCGGTGGGGACAATGGCATGCTTACTCTGTACAATGTGACCCACATCCTGTCTTCGGGGAAGGAGCCTGTGATTGCCCAGAGACAGAAGCACACAGGGGCTGTCAGAGCCCTTGACTTTAATCCTTTCCAG GGTAACCTCCTGGCCACCGGGGCCAGTGATTCTGAAATCTTCATTTGGGATTTGAATAACCTAAATGTGCCAATGACCCCAGGATCCAAGTCACAG CAGCCTCCAGAAGACATCAAGGCACTCGCTTGGAACTGGCAAGTTCAACACATTCTGGCTTCTGCTTACCCCAGCGGCAAGGCAGTTGTGTGGGATCTCAGGAAGAATGAACCTATCATCAAAGTCAGCGATCATAGCAATAGG ATGCACAGCTCAGGCCTGGCCTGGCACCCAGAGATAGCCACCCAGTTGGTGCTCTGCTCAGAAGATGATCGTCTTCCAGTGATTCAGCTGTGGGATTTGCGCTTTGCATCCTCTCCCCTGAAGGTGCTGGAGAGCCACAGCAG gGGGATCTTGTCAGTGTCATGGAGCCAGGCTGATGCTGAGTTGCTGCTTAGTAGTGCCAAGGACAGCCAGATCTTGTGCTGGAACCTGGGGAGTGGTGAG TTTGGGGGAAAGCTGATTACCTTTggcctccccagcacccctgcccaccAGGGGCCACAGCCTTGCCTCCACCTAGTCTTCATCAGTCAAGTCACCACAGAATCAGAATTCCTGAGGCGATCAGCTGAGCTGCAGGAGGTATTGGGGTCAGGAAATCTCCTGAATTATTGTCAGAACAAGATCGAACAAACATCACTACAAAGTGAAAAGATGCTCTGGCAGTTCCTGAAG GTGACCTTTGAACGAGACACCAGAATGAAATTTCTAAAACTATTAGGATACAGTAAAGATGAACTTCAGAAGAAG GTGGCCACATGGCTGAAGAGTGATGTGGGATTTGGTGAGAGCCCTCAGTCCGAGGAAAACGATCACAGTAACAGACAGCAGGCCTTCTGCAGCCAG GCCTCAAAACACATCACAGAGGAAGCTCCTGCCTCCTCAACCTTCTTTGATGAGCTGGTCCCTCAGAATATGACTCCATGGGAGATCCCCATCACAGAAG ACGCTGATGGACTCCTGAGCCAGGCTCTCCTGCTTGGAGAACTGGGCCCTGCTGTGGAGCTGTGTCTAAAGGAAGAGCGCTTTGCTGATGCCATCATCCTTGCCCAGGCTGGGGGCACAGATCTGCTAAAGCAAACACAGGAGTGCTACTTGGccaagaagaaaaccagaatctCCTCG CTGCTAGCCTGTGTTGTACGGAAGAATTGGAAGGATATGGTGTGTACCTGTAACCTGCAGAACTGGAGAGAGGCCCTGGCCTTGCTGCTGACATACTCAGGGCCAGAGAAATTCCCTGAGCTCTGTG ACATGCTGGGTACTCGCATGGAACAGGAGGGTGGCAGAGCACTAACCTCTGAAGCCAGACTCTGTTACGTGTGTTCAGGGAGTGTGGAGCAGCTGGTGGAGTGTTGGGCAAAATGCCACCAGGCTTCATCCCCCCTGGCGTTACAG GACCTGATGGAGAAGGTGATGGTCCTTAATAGGAGCTTGGAGCTATTGCGGGGTCCTGACAGGGTGAGCTCAGGCCCTGCCACAACCTACAGAGTCACTCAGTATGCCAACCTCCTGGCGGCCCAGGGCAGCCTGGCCACTGCCATGAGCTACCTACCCAGGGACTGTACTCAG CCACCAGTTCAGCAGTTGAGAGATCGGCTTTTTCATGCCCAGGGTTCTGGTGTCATGGGCCAACAGTgtcctccttttcccttcccccggGTTGCTGTGGGAACTACCCCCTATTCTACAGAGACATCATCTCACAGATTGGGATTCCAGTCTTCTCACCAG GTTCCAACTCCATCCCCAAGGCCAAGGATTTTCACACCTCAGTCATCACTAGCGACACCCTTGACACTTTCCCAGTCTAGCCCTTATCAAAGCTCCAGAATGCAGAATAAAAGTGACTACAGGTCACCTGGGCCCCAGGCAGCCCAGCCTTTGCCCTTGGGCCCTGGGCTAACACCTG CTTTATTTGAGCTACCACTGTTAAGAGGGCAAAAGGCACAAGTTCCTAACCCCATGGGCTTCCCTGGAACATGGCCTCCTCCTGGTCCACCCCTACCCATGGCACCCCCAGACATTGTACAGCCTGGCTCTTCCTCTCTGGCTCAGACTGGTCAGCGGCTCCCTCTGCTTCCTGTGGGACACCTAGGGGTCAGCCCGATGAgcttccagcccccagcccctcctgtcaGCTTCCCTGCAACACACCCTCCAGGAGGCCCAGGTGCTCCATGCTCTAGTGCCTCCCCAACCACTGGCCTCGCGGCTGCTCCCCCAG GACCTCAAGATTCCTTGAAAAATGCCCCAGTGCCTAGGACAAACCTCCAGAGGAAAAAG ttGCCAGAGTCATATATGCCCCCAGCACCGATTACCGCGCCGGTCATGAGCCTCACCTCTGAGCCACGAGGGGTCCTTTCCTCCCAGCCTTCTGTCCCTGGTGTGAGCCATGCTCCCCCAGGAGCACCAGGAGAACTCAGCCTGCAG cAACTTCAGCAGCGGCCACCTGAGAGGGTGGAAAGGAAGGAGCTGCCCCCGGAGCATCGGTCCTTGAAGACAAGCTTTGACAAGCTTCTACGACGCTGCTTCTTGTCTGCCACTGACTTA aagACAAAACGGAAGCTGGATGAGGCAGCCCAACGTCTAGAATGTCTATATGAGAAGCTCTACCAGGGGACA CTCTCGCCTCATGTCCTG
- the SEC31B gene encoding protein transport protein Sec31B isoform X5, with protein MKLKELERPAVQVWSPASQCPVYLATGTSAQQLDASFSTNGTLEIFEVDFRDPSLDLKRKGVLSASSRFYKLIWGNFGTRLLEGSGVIAGGGDNGMLTLYNVTHILSSGKEPVIAQRQKHTGAVRALDFNPFQGNLLATGASDSEIFIWDLNNLNVPMTPGSKSQQPPEDIKALAWNWQVQHILASAYPSGKAVVWDLRKNEPIIKVSDHSNRMHSSGLAWHPEIATQLVLCSEDDRLPVIQLWDLRFASSPLKVLESHSRGILSVSWSQADAELLLSSAKDSQILCWNLGSGEISSSFSKGQPLPPLQVPEQVAQASLIPPLKKTPKWMRRPAGVSFAFGGKLITFGLPSTPAHQGPQPCLHLVFISQVTTESEFLRRSAELQEVLGSGNLLNYCQNKIEQTSLQSEKMLWQFLKVTFERDTRMKFLKLLGYSKDELQKKVATWLKSDVGFGESPQSEENDHSNRQQAFCSQASKHITEEAPASSTFFDELVPQNMTPWEIPITEDADGLLSQALLLGELGPAVELCLKEERFADAIILAQAGGTDLLKQTQECYLAKKKTRISSLLACVVRKNWKDMVCTCNLQNWREALALLLTYSGPEKFPELCDMLGTRMEQEGGRALTSEARLCYVCSGSVEQLVECWAKCHQASSPLALQDLMEKVMVLNRSLELLRGPDRVSSGPATTYRVTQYANLLAAQGSLATAMSYLPRDCTQPPVQQLRDRLFHAQGSGVMGQQCPPFPFPRVAVGTTPYSTETSSHRLGFQSSHQVPTPSPRPRIFTPQSSLATPLTLSQSSPYQSSRMQNKSDYRSPGPQAAQPLPLGPGLTPALFELPLLRGQKAQVPNPMGFPGTWPPPGPPLPMAPPDIVQPGSSSLAQTGQRLPLLPVGHLGVSPMSFQPPAPPVSFPATHPPGGPGAPCSSASPTTGLAAAPPGPQDSLKNAPVPRTNLQRKKLPESYMPPAPITAPVMSLTSEPRGVLSSQPSVPGVSHAPPGAPGELSLQQLQQRPPERVERKELPPEHRSLKTSFDKLLRRCFLSATDLKTKRKLDEAAQRLECLYEKLYQGTLSPHVLAGLHEVARCVDAGNFEQGLAVHAQVVGCSSFSEVSSFMPVLKAILTIAYKLHM; from the exons ATGAAGCTAAAGGAGCTTGAACGGCCAGCTGTCCAAGTCTGGAGCCCAGCCAGCCAGTGCCCGGTGTATCTGGCCACAG GAACATCTGCCCAGCAGTTAGATGCCTCCTTTAGCACTAATGGCACCTTGGAAATCTTTGAGGTGGATTTCAGGGACCCCTCCTTGGACTTGAAACGCAAGGGAGTCCTTTCTGCCTCAAGCAG GTTTTACAAGCTGATCTGGGGGAACTTTGGCACTAGGCTTCTGGAAGGCTCTGGAGTTATTGCAGGCGGTGGGGACAATGGCATGCTTACTCTGTACAATGTGACCCACATCCTGTCTTCGGGGAAGGAGCCTGTGATTGCCCAGAGACAGAAGCACACAGGGGCTGTCAGAGCCCTTGACTTTAATCCTTTCCAG GGTAACCTCCTGGCCACCGGGGCCAGTGATTCTGAAATCTTCATTTGGGATTTGAATAACCTAAATGTGCCAATGACCCCAGGATCCAAGTCACAG CAGCCTCCAGAAGACATCAAGGCACTCGCTTGGAACTGGCAAGTTCAACACATTCTGGCTTCTGCTTACCCCAGCGGCAAGGCAGTTGTGTGGGATCTCAGGAAGAATGAACCTATCATCAAAGTCAGCGATCATAGCAATAGG ATGCACAGCTCAGGCCTGGCCTGGCACCCAGAGATAGCCACCCAGTTGGTGCTCTGCTCAGAAGATGATCGTCTTCCAGTGATTCAGCTGTGGGATTTGCGCTTTGCATCCTCTCCCCTGAAGGTGCTGGAGAGCCACAGCAG gGGGATCTTGTCAGTGTCATGGAGCCAGGCTGATGCTGAGTTGCTGCTTAGTAGTGCCAAGGACAGCCAGATCTTGTGCTGGAACCTGGGGAGTGGTGAG ATCTCTTCTTCCTTCAGCAAAGGCCAGCCTCTCCCACCATTGCAGGTGCCAGAGCAAGTGGCCCAAGCCTCATTGATACCTCCTCTAAAAAAAACCCCCAAGTGGATGAGAAGGCCAGCAGGTGTTTCATTTGCT TTTGGGGGAAAGCTGATTACCTTTggcctccccagcacccctgcccaccAGGGGCCACAGCCTTGCCTCCACCTAGTCTTCATCAGTCAAGTCACCACAGAATCAGAATTCCTGAGGCGATCAGCTGAGCTGCAGGAGGTATTGGGGTCAGGAAATCTCCTGAATTATTGTCAGAACAAGATCGAACAAACATCACTACAAAGTGAAAAGATGCTCTGGCAGTTCCTGAAG GTGACCTTTGAACGAGACACCAGAATGAAATTTCTAAAACTATTAGGATACAGTAAAGATGAACTTCAGAAGAAG GTGGCCACATGGCTGAAGAGTGATGTGGGATTTGGTGAGAGCCCTCAGTCCGAGGAAAACGATCACAGTAACAGACAGCAGGCCTTCTGCAGCCAG GCCTCAAAACACATCACAGAGGAAGCTCCTGCCTCCTCAACCTTCTTTGATGAGCTGGTCCCTCAGAATATGACTCCATGGGAGATCCCCATCACAGAAG ACGCTGATGGACTCCTGAGCCAGGCTCTCCTGCTTGGAGAACTGGGCCCTGCTGTGGAGCTGTGTCTAAAGGAAGAGCGCTTTGCTGATGCCATCATCCTTGCCCAGGCTGGGGGCACAGATCTGCTAAAGCAAACACAGGAGTGCTACTTGGccaagaagaaaaccagaatctCCTCG CTGCTAGCCTGTGTTGTACGGAAGAATTGGAAGGATATGGTGTGTACCTGTAACCTGCAGAACTGGAGAGAGGCCCTGGCCTTGCTGCTGACATACTCAGGGCCAGAGAAATTCCCTGAGCTCTGTG ACATGCTGGGTACTCGCATGGAACAGGAGGGTGGCAGAGCACTAACCTCTGAAGCCAGACTCTGTTACGTGTGTTCAGGGAGTGTGGAGCAGCTGGTGGAGTGTTGGGCAAAATGCCACCAGGCTTCATCCCCCCTGGCGTTACAG GACCTGATGGAGAAGGTGATGGTCCTTAATAGGAGCTTGGAGCTATTGCGGGGTCCTGACAGGGTGAGCTCAGGCCCTGCCACAACCTACAGAGTCACTCAGTATGCCAACCTCCTGGCGGCCCAGGGCAGCCTGGCCACTGCCATGAGCTACCTACCCAGGGACTGTACTCAG CCACCAGTTCAGCAGTTGAGAGATCGGCTTTTTCATGCCCAGGGTTCTGGTGTCATGGGCCAACAGTgtcctccttttcccttcccccggGTTGCTGTGGGAACTACCCCCTATTCTACAGAGACATCATCTCACAGATTGGGATTCCAGTCTTCTCACCAG GTTCCAACTCCATCCCCAAGGCCAAGGATTTTCACACCTCAGTCATCACTAGCGACACCCTTGACACTTTCCCAGTCTAGCCCTTATCAAAGCTCCAGAATGCAGAATAAAAGTGACTACAGGTCACCTGGGCCCCAGGCAGCCCAGCCTTTGCCCTTGGGCCCTGGGCTAACACCTG CTTTATTTGAGCTACCACTGTTAAGAGGGCAAAAGGCACAAGTTCCTAACCCCATGGGCTTCCCTGGAACATGGCCTCCTCCTGGTCCACCCCTACCCATGGCACCCCCAGACATTGTACAGCCTGGCTCTTCCTCTCTGGCTCAGACTGGTCAGCGGCTCCCTCTGCTTCCTGTGGGACACCTAGGGGTCAGCCCGATGAgcttccagcccccagcccctcctgtcaGCTTCCCTGCAACACACCCTCCAGGAGGCCCAGGTGCTCCATGCTCTAGTGCCTCCCCAACCACTGGCCTCGCGGCTGCTCCCCCAG GACCTCAAGATTCCTTGAAAAATGCCCCAGTGCCTAGGACAAACCTCCAGAGGAAAAAG ttGCCAGAGTCATATATGCCCCCAGCACCGATTACCGCGCCGGTCATGAGCCTCACCTCTGAGCCACGAGGGGTCCTTTCCTCCCAGCCTTCTGTCCCTGGTGTGAGCCATGCTCCCCCAGGAGCACCAGGAGAACTCAGCCTGCAG cAACTTCAGCAGCGGCCACCTGAGAGGGTGGAAAGGAAGGAGCTGCCCCCGGAGCATCGGTCCTTGAAGACAAGCTTTGACAAGCTTCTACGACGCTGCTTCTTGTCTGCCACTGACTTA aagACAAAACGGAAGCTGGATGAGGCAGCCCAACGTCTAGAATGTCTATATGAGAAGCTCTACCAGGGGACA CTCTCGCCTCATGTCCTG